From Nonlabens sp. Ci31, the proteins below share one genomic window:
- a CDS encoding RDD family protein, which produces MSNTAINTAQNVNIEYEFAGVGKRIIAFLLDAVVLIIYIIAVSLTVYKAVGLFDQNNVLGIRELSLLPVFCYSLVMHLVFNGHTVGKFIMGIKVVKEDGSPARLSDFLIRWILRLIDIVLFLGTVGVVAILFSERKQRLGDIAAKTIVINTRKSTKISHTILEDLDPDYQPQFQNAYILSDADVNEIKDIYRLAGESRDYMTLRELRIKIESLLNTQSDLRDGVFIRTILKDYTYLTQGR; this is translated from the coding sequence ATGTCAAATACTGCAATTAACACGGCACAAAATGTAAACATTGAATATGAATTTGCTGGTGTAGGAAAGCGCATTATAGCTTTTTTACTCGATGCCGTCGTACTAATTATCTACATCATTGCAGTATCACTAACGGTTTACAAAGCGGTAGGCTTATTTGATCAAAATAACGTTTTAGGAATACGCGAGTTATCGCTTCTACCTGTTTTTTGTTATTCCCTAGTCATGCATCTTGTTTTTAATGGCCATACGGTAGGGAAATTTATCATGGGAATTAAAGTAGTTAAAGAAGATGGCTCTCCCGCTAGACTTTCTGATTTTCTAATAAGATGGATCTTAAGACTTATAGATATCGTTTTATTCCTTGGCACCGTAGGAGTAGTAGCCATTTTATTTTCGGAAAGAAAACAACGATTGGGCGACATAGCGGCAAAAACGATTGTTATCAATACTAGAAAGAGTACTAAAATCTCTCATACTATTCTAGAAGACCTGGATCCTGATTACCAACCACAATTTCAAAATGCTTATATCCTTTCTGATGCTGACGTGAATGAGATCAAAGACATTTACCGTCTCGCTGGAGAAAGTCGTGATTATATGACTTTACGAGAACTGCGCATCAAGATAGAATCACTTCTAAATACACAATCAGACTTAAGAGACGGTGTTTTTATACGCACGATTCTTAAAGACTACACCTACTTAACTCAAGGACGATGA
- a CDS encoding AAA family ATPase yields the protein MEENNNDWNKPQEQPQGQPPQEPAQEQFVQKSEEGGDDTAFAKAEQPTAEDPASSLEFKNRLDLNHLSAAVYKIKKELRKVIVGQEEMIDLLIVSILANGHSLIEGVPGVAKTVTAKLLAKTLDVDFSRIQFTPDLMPSDILGTSVFSMKNNEFEFKPGPIFSNIILIDEINRAPAKTQAALFEAMAERQVTIDGKEYDLKAPFLVFATQNPIEQEGTYRLPEAQLDRFLFKINVGYPNLEEEIQILTDQHARKNIDAESTVNAVMNAQEIATYQRTVKEIVIEDNLIKYIAKIILDTRNNPNLYLGASPRASIAIMNGAKAYAAIMGRDFVTPDDIKYIATAVMRHRIILTPEREMEGLTADRAVAQILENIEIPR from the coding sequence ATGGAAGAAAATAATAACGACTGGAATAAGCCACAAGAGCAACCACAGGGGCAGCCGCCACAAGAGCCTGCACAAGAGCAATTTGTTCAAAAAAGTGAAGAGGGAGGTGATGATACCGCTTTCGCGAAAGCGGAACAACCAACAGCAGAAGACCCAGCCTCCTCTTTAGAGTTTAAAAACAGACTGGATTTAAACCACTTGAGCGCTGCAGTTTATAAAATCAAAAAGGAATTGCGCAAGGTGATCGTTGGACAAGAAGAGATGATCGATTTACTGATCGTTTCTATACTAGCAAACGGACATTCCTTAATAGAAGGAGTTCCGGGAGTTGCTAAAACTGTAACAGCAAAGCTGCTAGCTAAAACTTTGGATGTAGATTTTTCACGTATCCAATTTACACCAGATTTAATGCCGTCAGATATCTTGGGAACCTCAGTGTTCTCCATGAAAAATAATGAATTCGAGTTCAAACCAGGACCCATATTTTCCAATATTATATTGATCGATGAGATCAACCGAGCGCCAGCAAAAACGCAAGCAGCACTTTTTGAAGCCATGGCAGAGCGACAAGTGACCATAGATGGAAAAGAGTATGATTTAAAGGCGCCGTTTTTGGTCTTTGCAACACAAAATCCGATAGAACAAGAAGGAACCTACAGGCTGCCAGAGGCACAATTAGACCGTTTCTTGTTTAAAATAAACGTAGGCTACCCTAATCTAGAAGAAGAAATTCAAATTCTTACAGATCAGCATGCTCGTAAAAATATTGATGCTGAGTCTACTGTAAATGCGGTAATGAATGCTCAAGAAATCGCTACATACCAACGAACGGTCAAGGAGATCGTGATAGAAGATAACTTGATTAAATACATTGCAAAGATCATTTTAGATACCCGTAACAATCCTAACCTTTATCTAGGAGCGTCACCTCGTGCTTCTATTGCGATTATGAATGGTGCTAAAGCTTATGCAGCAATTATGGGACGTGATTTTGTTACTCCAGACGATATCAAATACATCGCTACGGCTGTAATGCGTCATAGAATTATCCTTACTCCAGAGCGAGAAATGGAAGGACTTACTGCAGACAGAGCTGTGGCACAAATTTTAGAAAACATAGAGATTCCTAGATAG
- a CDS encoding trimeric intracellular cation channel family protein gives MNFIEAIDFLGTIAFAISGALAAFSKKLDPFGIVIIAFVTAAGGGTLRDILIGVEPISWMRNMTLIYTILACVVVTFFFRKYLLKLRTTLFLFDTIGIGLYTVVGLEMGLKAGLHPLICIVLGCITACFGGVIRDILVNEIPVIFRKNVYATACILGGGVYFILLKFELPNGIVFPASGITVIAIRILSVVFKINLPSPYPKEERIE, from the coding sequence ATGAATTTTATAGAAGCTATTGATTTTTTAGGAACCATAGCATTTGCCATTTCTGGTGCTTTAGCAGCTTTCTCAAAAAAATTAGACCCTTTTGGTATTGTAATTATTGCCTTCGTCACTGCTGCTGGTGGTGGTACGTTAAGAGATATCCTTATAGGTGTTGAGCCTATTTCATGGATGCGCAATATGACTTTGATTTATACTATTTTGGCCTGTGTTGTAGTCACTTTCTTTTTTAGGAAGTACTTATTAAAACTGCGTACCACGCTCTTCTTATTTGATACGATAGGAATAGGACTTTACACTGTTGTAGGTCTAGAAATGGGGCTCAAAGCAGGATTACACCCATTAATTTGTATTGTACTAGGTTGTATTACAGCTTGTTTTGGTGGTGTGATAAGGGATATTTTAGTGAATGAAATTCCGGTGATTTTCCGTAAAAATGTTTATGCAACCGCATGTATTTTGGGTGGTGGGGTTTACTTTATACTTCTAAAATTTGAATTGCCAAATGGGATCGTTTTCCCTGCCTCAGGGATTACTGTTATCGCCATAAGGATACTATCTGTCGTGTTTAAAATCAACCTACCATCACCTTATCCTAAAGAAGAACGGATAGAATAA
- a CDS encoding DUF4197 domain-containing protein produces MKKITYILVAMITLSSCGSLQEIVNNLPQGGGALSQMDIGNGLRQALDQGIDKEVTKLMGADGFYKNDLVKILLPEELQKVDSGLRRIGLSSVADEGLKLLNRAAEDATQEALPIFVEAVKDITFNDAKNILLGDQRAATSYLENKTQQALYDKFSPVIQNSLGKVGATDLWSTAITRYNSIPFTNEVNPDLTDYVTQKALEGVFKVISQEEIEIRSKVSSRGTDLLKRVFALQDK; encoded by the coding sequence ATGAAAAAAATCACATATATCCTAGTCGCTATGATTACTTTAAGCAGTTGTGGCAGCTTGCAAGAAATCGTTAATAACCTACCTCAAGGTGGCGGCGCGCTTTCTCAAATGGACATAGGAAATGGCTTGAGACAAGCATTAGACCAAGGAATTGATAAAGAAGTAACCAAACTTATGGGTGCTGACGGATTTTATAAAAATGATCTCGTTAAAATTTTACTCCCAGAAGAATTACAAAAGGTAGATAGTGGATTGAGAAGAATAGGATTGAGCAGTGTTGCAGACGAAGGTCTTAAACTTTTAAACCGCGCTGCAGAAGATGCTACCCAAGAAGCACTGCCTATTTTTGTAGAGGCCGTAAAAGACATTACTTTTAATGATGCCAAAAACATTCTACTAGGAGATCAACGTGCAGCAACCTCTTACCTAGAAAATAAGACACAGCAAGCACTTTACGATAAATTCAGTCCAGTGATTCAAAACAGTCTAGGAAAAGTAGGAGCAACAGACTTATGGAGCACAGCTATTACCCGATACAACAGCATCCCATTTACTAACGAAGTAAATCCAGACCTAACTGACTATGTAACTCAAAAGGCTCTAGAAGGTGTTTTTAAGGTAATCTCTCAGGAAGAAATCGAAATAAGAAGTAAGGTAAGTTCCAGAGGAACAGACTTGTTAAAAAGAGTTTTTGCTTTACAAGACAAGTAA
- a CDS encoding thioredoxin family protein, which translates to MMQTLDQDNLQEIVANNDTVVVQYMATWCGNCRVMKPKFKKLASENENTVFILADAEKFPESRKLATVDNLPTFATFKNGAFVNQAQTNKFENLKDLVHEVTSN; encoded by the coding sequence ATAATGCAAACATTAGATCAAGATAATCTACAAGAAATCGTTGCAAACAACGATACAGTTGTAGTACAATATATGGCTACCTGGTGTGGCAACTGTCGTGTGATGAAACCTAAGTTTAAAAAACTAGCTTCAGAAAATGAAAACACTGTTTTTATTCTTGCCGACGCTGAGAAGTTTCCAGAATCACGAAAATTAGCAACGGTGGATAATTTACCAACCTTTGCTACTTTTAAAAACGGCGCTTTTGTCAACCAAGCGCAAACTAATAAATTTGAAAACCTTAAAGATTTAGTACATGAAGTTACCAGTAATTAG
- a CDS encoding DUF6952 family protein, with protein MKLPVIRHLQKNASAEALETTLEVLESFSEHRSVSEEEMDVVGELITNICGALEVHNNVAQGMSGIEAANAFAQKVMGSIDQ; from the coding sequence ATGAAGTTACCAGTAATTAGACATTTACAAAAAAATGCTAGCGCAGAAGCTTTAGAAACTACATTGGAAGTTTTAGAAAGTTTTTCTGAACACAGATCCGTTTCTGAAGAAGAAATGGATGTGGTAGGAGAATTGATTACTAACATATGTGGCGCTCTTGAAGTACACAATAATGTAGCTCAGGGAATGAGTGGTATAGAAGCTGCAAATGCATTTGCACAAAAAGTAATGGGATCGATTGATCAATAG
- a CDS encoding DUF6268 family outer membrane beta-barrel protein gives MKYKISLLLLLLGSTLASAQNYLDIARLNFGNTAMEDVDGNQETDITNVNLEFLYPTPINDKTILITGFTAENTSLDFNGAAGFTSEGLTMTRLNLGAKIYHSSKWTGTYLLLPKLASNFNNIGGADFQFGAIALLEYRHKNRFRTKYGLYSSSEEFGAIITPLLGVYYRTPNNKFYIDAAFPIRMEANYGISKQFSLGADLRTSIKSYNMGGGIVDTYVQEESIRFALYAGYSFMKDQLIVRAKAGLDTTDYGLYQSGDTVGAQLLTVALGGDDRTRLNNEFVSSLFVGFDVIYRLDL, from the coding sequence ATGAAATATAAAATTTCTTTATTACTTCTCCTTTTAGGAAGCACTTTAGCAAGTGCTCAAAACTATTTAGATATCGCGCGTTTAAATTTCGGTAACACTGCAATGGAAGATGTAGATGGAAATCAAGAAACGGACATTACCAACGTGAATCTTGAATTTCTTTACCCTACTCCTATCAACGATAAGACTATTTTAATTACAGGTTTTACAGCCGAAAATACTAGTCTAGATTTTAATGGTGCGGCAGGTTTTACAAGTGAAGGTTTAACTATGACTCGTTTAAATCTAGGAGCAAAAATTTATCACTCTAGTAAATGGACGGGAACTTATCTATTACTTCCTAAACTAGCTTCTAATTTTAACAATATAGGTGGTGCCGATTTTCAGTTTGGTGCTATTGCCTTATTAGAATACCGTCACAAAAACAGATTTAGAACCAAATATGGTTTATACAGTTCTTCTGAAGAATTTGGTGCGATTATTACTCCGCTTTTAGGGGTGTATTACAGAACACCTAATAACAAATTTTACATAGACGCAGCTTTCCCTATAAGAATGGAAGCTAATTATGGTATTTCTAAACAATTTAGTCTAGGTGCAGATTTAAGAACTTCTATAAAATCTTATAACATGGGTGGTGGTATTGTTGATACTTATGTGCAAGAGGAATCTATTAGATTTGCCCTTTATGCAGGATATTCTTTTATGAAAGATCAATTGATCGTTAGAGCAAAAGCAGGACTGGACACTACTGATTATGGTCTTTATCAAAGTGGTGATACCGTAGGTGCGCAACTACTTACTGTTGCCTTAGGTGGAGATGATAGAACCAGGTTGAATAATGAATTTGTCAGTAGTCTTTTTGTAGGATTTGACGTAATTTATAGATTGGATTTGTAA
- a CDS encoding DUF4129 domain-containing protein: protein METLIQEIEQQPVEIVDTLGRNYDTRDLSVRKIDQDLKEEYSGGEFNYERTQTSSQNLFSRLLSWLIEGIQDIFGFTLSPLTIKILTYVFYFLIGAVVIFMIVKLLGNENASKLFGRTTRKTSSVVIEETHIEEIDFTDLIQNNEREGNYRNAVRYQYLAMLKSLSAQNLIEWDFQKTNTDYYKELKNLETKEHFKKVSYLYDHVWYGEFPIEEESYREAVAEFQILKNRAA from the coding sequence ATGGAGACTTTAATTCAAGAAATTGAGCAGCAGCCTGTTGAAATAGTTGATACCTTGGGAAGAAATTACGATACTAGAGACCTTAGCGTACGTAAAATAGATCAGGACTTAAAAGAAGAATACTCTGGTGGAGAGTTCAATTATGAACGCACGCAAACGAGCAGCCAAAACCTCTTCAGTAGGTTGTTAAGTTGGTTGATTGAAGGAATTCAAGATATATTTGGCTTTACACTATCGCCACTTACCATTAAAATTCTGACTTATGTGTTCTACTTTCTTATTGGGGCAGTTGTTATTTTTATGATTGTGAAGCTGCTAGGTAATGAGAACGCTTCTAAACTTTTTGGGAGAACAACTAGGAAGACCAGTAGTGTCGTTATAGAAGAAACCCACATAGAAGAAATAGACTTTACAGACCTCATTCAAAACAACGAACGAGAAGGAAATTATAGAAATGCGGTGCGTTATCAATATTTAGCGATGTTAAAAAGTCTGAGTGCCCAAAATTTAATTGAATGGGACTTTCAAAAAACCAATACGGATTATTACAAAGAACTTAAAAATTTAGAAACTAAAGAACACTTTAAAAAAGTATCCTATTTATATGATCATGTCTGGTATGGAGAATTCCCTATAGAGGAAGAATCCTACCGAGAAGCCGTAGCAGAATTTCAAATACTTAAAAATAGAGCTGCCTGA
- a CDS encoding DUF4350 domain-containing protein: MDKKSKTYLYIIFGVVALLLLLEVITPQPLSWEESYTSGDKIPYGAYVLYDQLDELFDEEVESIKVDPVSFLKKHKDETNANYIFINNYLGFDRTEMDHLMEFAERGNKVFVSTQSVTGAFGDSLKLESNRYYSYYEEDTVRVRLNNPLFENRSYIYQKGSSYRHFVSYDTTRTTVLGEVLPFEPVKGYLKNIFGEEFGSEQDSTPSIIKNAIEKSKSRQVPQANFIELKVGDGAIYYHLNPIAFTNYYMLQEGKEQYVSEVFSYLNDGPVYFDDYGKSGRRVVSSPMRFILTNAALKWSWYITLGAILLYFIFKAKREQRPIPVVNPLENSTVEFTKTIGNLYFQSGDVSGIIHKKINFFLQKLRLKYFVNTEKMDAVFIQRLSVKTTVSQEQTKDIIDYINHLRNKPVHSDYELKQLNKKIDAFFKD; this comes from the coding sequence ATGGATAAGAAATCTAAAACATACCTCTATATCATATTTGGTGTTGTAGCCTTGTTGCTGCTTCTGGAAGTCATCACACCACAACCATTAAGCTGGGAAGAGAGTTATACCAGCGGCGATAAAATTCCTTATGGCGCCTACGTGCTGTACGATCAACTGGATGAGCTCTTTGATGAAGAAGTGGAAAGCATAAAAGTAGATCCAGTTAGTTTCCTGAAAAAACACAAAGACGAGACGAACGCTAATTATATCTTTATTAATAATTACCTAGGATTTGATAGAACAGAGATGGATCATCTTATGGAGTTTGCAGAGCGAGGTAACAAAGTTTTTGTTTCCACCCAAAGTGTTACGGGAGCTTTTGGAGATTCTTTAAAATTAGAATCCAACCGTTATTACAGTTACTACGAAGAAGATACGGTTCGAGTACGATTAAATAATCCCTTGTTTGAAAACCGCAGTTACATATATCAAAAAGGGAGTAGTTACCGTCATTTTGTTAGTTACGACACTACTAGAACCACTGTTCTCGGTGAGGTATTGCCATTTGAACCTGTAAAAGGATATCTAAAAAATATATTTGGAGAAGAATTTGGTTCGGAACAGGATTCTACTCCAAGCATTATAAAAAATGCGATTGAAAAGTCGAAATCTAGACAAGTGCCTCAAGCAAACTTTATAGAATTAAAAGTAGGAGACGGAGCTATTTATTACCATCTTAATCCTATTGCTTTTACTAATTATTACATGCTGCAGGAAGGTAAAGAACAATATGTAAGCGAGGTCTTTTCTTATCTTAATGATGGCCCAGTATACTTTGATGATTATGGAAAATCGGGAAGGCGTGTGGTTTCTTCTCCTATGAGATTTATTCTTACGAACGCTGCATTGAAATGGTCTTGGTACATTACTTTAGGAGCGATTTTGTTGTATTTTATATTCAAGGCAAAACGGGAGCAGCGGCCTATTCCAGTGGTGAACCCATTAGAAAACAGCACTGTAGAGTTCACTAAAACCATAGGGAATCTGTATTTTCAAAGTGGTGATGTGTCCGGAATCATACATAAGAAAATTAACTTTTTTCTACAAAAATTAAGATTAAAATATTTTGTGAATACCGAGAAGATGGACGCTGTTTTTATCCAGCGTTTATCCGTTAAAACTACTGTTTCACAAGAGCAAACTAAAGACATTATAGATTACATCAATCACTTACGCAACAAGCCAGTGCACAGTGATTACGAATTAAAACAACTCAATAAAAAGATAGACGCTTTTTTTAAAGATTAA
- a CDS encoding patatin family protein has protein sequence MRALVISGGGSKGAFAGGVAQYLQEELGHEYDLYIGTSTGSLLISHLALGKIAKIKEVYTSVNQSSIFNRRPFLVKRDKFGQDQISINHFKVLRNFLRGSKTFGESKNLRKLMKNSLPEEEFRTLKNSPKDVVVTVSNLSLNETEYKSIKDFEYEDYLDWIWISCNYIPFMSLVRKNGCEYADGGFGSMVPIKEALERGATEVDVIILETEVTYYNNLPSKNVFSLLSNLHGFMMNRIEKQNITIGKQVANNNNAIINLYYTPTVLTTNSLIFKKEKMKQWWESGYQYAASKNVELNEIKPEE, from the coding sequence ATGAGAGCACTTGTAATTTCTGGTGGTGGTAGTAAAGGAGCTTTTGCAGGTGGTGTTGCGCAATACCTACAAGAAGAATTGGGTCATGAATACGATTTATATATAGGGACTTCTACAGGTAGCTTGCTTATATCCCATCTCGCATTAGGTAAAATAGCTAAAATCAAAGAAGTTTACACCAGTGTCAATCAATCTTCTATTTTCAATCGCAGGCCTTTTTTGGTGAAGCGAGATAAATTTGGCCAGGATCAAATCAGTATCAACCACTTTAAGGTATTGCGTAATTTTTTAAGAGGCTCCAAAACTTTTGGAGAAAGCAAAAATCTTAGAAAACTCATGAAGAATTCACTTCCTGAAGAAGAGTTTCGAACACTTAAAAATAGTCCTAAAGATGTAGTTGTTACCGTTTCTAATCTTTCGTTAAATGAAACCGAATACAAGTCTATTAAGGATTTTGAATATGAAGATTACTTAGACTGGATCTGGATTTCTTGTAATTACATTCCATTTATGAGCTTGGTCAGAAAAAATGGTTGTGAATATGCTGATGGTGGTTTTGGGAGTATGGTTCCTATTAAAGAAGCTCTCGAACGGGGTGCTACTGAGGTAGATGTAATTATTCTAGAAACAGAAGTGACCTATTATAATAACCTGCCTTCTAAAAACGTATTCTCTCTACTTTCTAACCTACATGGATTTATGATGAACCGCATTGAAAAACAAAATATTACCATAGGTAAACAGGTCGCAAATAATAACAATGCCATCATTAATCTTTACTACACACCTACTGTTTTAACTACCAATTCTCTGATCTTTAAAAAAGAAAAAATGAAACAATGGTGGGAAAGTGGTTATCAATATGCAGCGAGTAAGAATGTGGAGTTGAATGAAATCAAGCCTGAGGAGTAA
- a CDS encoding stage II sporulation protein M, translating into MREAAFVKQNKEKWIAFERALDAPIKINPDHLSDLYIHLTNDLAYAQTYYENSNTLKYLNSLASQAHQKIYINKKESKNSIVKFFKTDFPLFFSSYQKEFLLAILAFAVAVFIGTISTLFDDSFVRLILGDGYVNMTLENIEAGNPTAVYQDSGQGGMFLGITINNIRVGMMCFALGFLTSIGSLYVIFSNGIMVGAFFTMFYKEGVTIEAWRVIMLHGTIELSIIVVCGAAGIILGNGILFPGTYERKYSLIKSAKAGLKVMVSTIPLFILAGFIEGFITRYAFMPAVLNWVIVIGSAALIIWYYGIYPRIVKNKYEQIHRA; encoded by the coding sequence ATGCGTGAAGCTGCTTTCGTCAAGCAAAATAAAGAAAAATGGATTGCCTTTGAAAGAGCATTAGATGCTCCTATAAAGATCAATCCAGATCATTTATCTGACTTGTATATCCATCTTACTAATGATCTTGCTTATGCACAGACCTATTATGAAAATTCAAATACGTTGAAGTATTTAAATTCGCTAGCGAGTCAGGCACATCAAAAGATATATATCAATAAGAAGGAGAGCAAAAATAGCATTGTAAAGTTCTTTAAGACGGATTTTCCATTATTTTTTTCAAGTTATCAAAAAGAATTTCTTTTAGCTATTCTAGCTTTTGCTGTCGCCGTATTTATAGGTACTATAAGTACGCTCTTTGATGATAGTTTTGTAAGGTTAATCTTGGGAGACGGCTACGTAAACATGACCTTAGAAAATATAGAGGCAGGAAACCCAACAGCTGTTTACCAGGATAGTGGTCAAGGTGGTATGTTTTTAGGAATTACTATTAATAATATAAGAGTAGGAATGATGTGTTTTGCGCTAGGTTTCCTTACCTCTATCGGGTCTTTATATGTGATTTTTAGTAATGGTATTATGGTAGGTGCATTTTTTACCATGTTTTATAAAGAAGGAGTGACTATAGAGGCTTGGCGTGTTATTATGTTGCACGGTACTATAGAACTTTCTATCATAGTAGTTTGCGGTGCTGCTGGTATAATCTTAGGAAACGGAATACTGTTTCCTGGTACTTATGAACGTAAATATTCATTAATAAAAAGTGCAAAAGCTGGTTTAAAAGTGATGGTAAGTACTATTCCTTTATTTATCCTAGCAGGTTTTATAGAAGGTTTTATTACTAGATATGCTTTTATGCCTGCTGTACTCAACTGGGTGATTGTAATAGGAAGTGCAGCGTTAATTATATGGTATTACGGGATTTATCCTAGAATAGTTAAAAACAAATATGAACAAATACATAGAGCCTAG
- a CDS encoding DUF58 domain-containing protein has translation MKKFFKSLYLQQRFFIALGILVVLFVFAFFFERLIDYFKIGFFVMIGLLVFDILLLYRTKNAIKASRNLPDKFSNGDKNPVDILVSNQYSSSIHIKIIDELPVQFQERSFEIKEIIQKSDSKTFPYTVRPTERGEYHFGGLQIFVSTTLGFAQRKFSFNQDAMVPNYPSFLQLRKYELMAFTNKLRDYGLKKIRRIGHTMEFEQIKDYVQGDDVRNINWKASAKRNQLMINQFQDEKSQPVYSVIDKGRVMKMPFEELKLVDYAINSTLVISNIALKKGDKAGMFSFSDKVSNQVMAQKRASQMNLILETLYNLDTDFKESDFARLYIDIKRSITQRSLLLLYTNFETMDALHRQLPYLQAIAKNHLLVVIFFENTELKELVKQPAVSTQDIYQKTIAEKFIYEKKLIVTELNKYGIQTILTEPQQLTVNTINKYLEIKARGLL, from the coding sequence GTGAAGAAATTTTTTAAAAGCCTTTATCTGCAACAACGCTTTTTTATCGCACTGGGAATTCTAGTCGTGTTATTTGTCTTTGCGTTCTTTTTTGAACGTTTGATCGATTACTTCAAGATCGGGTTCTTTGTGATGATAGGCTTGCTTGTTTTTGATATTTTGCTATTATACAGGACTAAAAATGCGATAAAAGCAAGTCGTAACTTACCTGATAAATTCTCAAATGGAGATAAGAATCCAGTGGACATATTGGTATCGAATCAATACAGCTCATCGATTCATATAAAAATCATTGATGAGTTACCAGTTCAGTTTCAGGAGAGGAGCTTTGAGATCAAAGAAATTATACAGAAGTCTGATTCTAAAACATTCCCCTACACCGTAAGGCCTACAGAACGAGGCGAGTATCATTTTGGTGGGCTGCAAATTTTTGTGAGTACGACTTTGGGGTTTGCTCAACGGAAATTTTCATTTAACCAAGATGCCATGGTGCCTAATTATCCGTCTTTTTTGCAATTGCGCAAGTACGAGTTGATGGCGTTTACGAACAAGTTAAGAGATTATGGTCTTAAAAAGATAAGGAGAATAGGGCATACCATGGAATTTGAACAAATTAAAGATTATGTTCAGGGTGATGATGTGCGCAACATTAACTGGAAGGCGAGTGCCAAGCGAAATCAGTTAATGATCAATCAATTCCAAGATGAAAAATCCCAACCCGTTTACTCCGTAATTGATAAAGGTAGGGTGATGAAAATGCCTTTTGAAGAGTTGAAGTTGGTGGATTATGCGATCAATTCAACACTAGTGATTTCAAATATTGCTCTTAAAAAAGGCGATAAGGCTGGGATGTTTAGTTTTTCTGATAAAGTTTCTAATCAGGTAATGGCTCAAAAAAGAGCTTCTCAAATGAACTTGATATTAGAGACCTTATACAATTTAGACACCGATTTTAAAGAGAGTGATTTTGCAAGATTGTATATAGATATCAAGCGATCCATTACGCAGCGTAGTCTATTATTGCTGTACACTAATTTTGAAACTATGGACGCTTTGCACAGGCAGCTTCCATACCTTCAGGCGATAGCAAAAAATCATTTGTTAGTAGTTATATTTTTTGAAAATACAGAGCTCAAAGAATTGGTTAAGCAGCCTGCAGTATCTACTCAAGATATCTATCAAAAAACCATTGCAGAGAAATTTATCTATGAGAAAAAATTGATTGTAACTGAATTGAATAAATATGGAATTCAAACCATACTGACAGAGCCACAACAATTAACAGTAAATACCATCAACAAGTATTTAGAGATCAAAGCCCGCGGATTGTTATAG
- a CDS encoding peroxiredoxin, with protein MAIVGRKFPNLEVDAMNEMGDTFKLNVFEEAKKKGKKVLLFWYPKDFTFVCPTELHAFQAALGEFEKRNTIVIGASCDTPEVHFAWLNTSKDNGGIEGVTYDILADTNRNLSGTLDILDIEVEYNDELEDNVLVGDNVTFRATYLIDEEGTVFHEGVNHMPVGRNVNEFLRMIDAYTHVQKNGEVCPANWEEGKEAMGANRNATAEYLSKN; from the coding sequence ATGGCTATAGTAGGTAGAAAATTTCCAAATCTAGAGGTAGATGCAATGAATGAAATGGGAGATACATTTAAATTAAATGTATTTGAAGAAGCAAAAAAGAAAGGTAAAAAAGTGCTTTTATTTTGGTACCCAAAAGATTTCACATTTGTATGCCCAACAGAATTACACGCATTTCAAGCAGCTTTAGGAGAATTTGAGAAAAGAAACACGATCGTAATAGGTGCTTCTTGTGATACTCCAGAGGTGCATTTTGCATGGTTAAATACATCTAAAGACAATGGTGGAATAGAAGGAGTTACTTATGACATCCTTGCAGATACCAACCGCAATCTTTCTGGTACATTAGATATTTTAGACATTGAGGTAGAGTACAATGATGAGCTAGAAGACAATGTTCTTGTAGGTGATAATGTAACTTTTAGAGCTACATACTTAATCGATGAAGAAGGAACTGTATTTCACGAAGGAGTGAACCATATGCCAGTAGGAAGAAATGTAAATGAATTCCTAAGAATGATCGATGCGTATACACACGTACAGAAAAATGGCGAAGTATGTCCAGCAAATTGGGAAGAAGGTAAAGAAGCAATGGGAGCAAATCGCAACGCTACTGCTGAGTACCTTTCTAAAAACTAA